In one window of Nicotiana tabacum cultivar K326 chromosome 12, ASM71507v2, whole genome shotgun sequence DNA:
- the LOC107788198 gene encoding protein ACCUMULATION AND REPLICATION OF CHLOROPLASTS 6, chloroplastic has protein sequence MEALTHLSFGICTPRLSPPFQLPAAGKKPLRLNAVTGGASSVTGGASSVPTNFSASKWADRLLADFQFLPSTTTSTSDSPDFLNSTSSTATATTLPPLSPPPDRHISMPIDFYRVLGAESHFLGDGIRRAYDARITKPPQYGYTQEALIGRRQILQAACETLADSTSRREYNQGLAQHEFDTIVTPVPWDKVPGALCVLQEAGETEVVLQIGESLLKERLPKSFKQDVVLAMSLAYVDLSRDAMSLSPPDFVKGCELLERALKLLQEEGASNLAPDLQSQIDETLEEINPRYALELLAFPLGDEHRMKRAEGLQGVRNILWAVGGGGAAAISGGFTREDFMNEAFLRMTAAEQVDLFVATPSNIPVESFEVYGVALALVAQAFVGKKPHLIQDADNLFQQLQQTKVTAYGSSVSVYTVRENREIDFALERGLCSLLVGEVDECRSWLGLDSEDSPYRDPSIVTFVAEHSKDDNENGLLPGLCKLLETWLMEVVFPRFRETQDIIFKLGDYYDDPTVLRYLERLEGGGASPLAAAAAIARIGAEATAVLDSVKASAIQALQKVFPAGDGEGSVRRYGDNEMNEFDIAKPFEDPVELRDQNNFITSVEDPERVPSGYQEQDMITDKIKDATVKIMCAGVAVGFLTLVGLKLSSFKHGSSVLRNGTGSAIASDVINVGATLVENPLEVPRMDARLAESMVRMWQNIKSQSLGPDHCLNKLSEVLDGQMLKIWTDRATEIAQHGWFWDYELLNLTIDSVTVSVDGRRAIVEATLEESASLTDMAHPEHNDSYSTTYTTRYEMSWANSGWKIVEGAVLKSR, from the exons ATGGAGGCTTTAACACACCTAAGCTTCGGCATTTGCACTCCCCGCCTTTCACCACCATTTCAACTTCCCGCCGCCGGTAAGAAGCCACTGCGACTCAATGCTGTTACCGGCGGAGCTAGTAGCGTTACCGGTGGAGCAAGTAGTGTCCCGACTAACTTCTCCGCCAGCAAATGGGCTGATCGTCTTCTCGCCGACTTCCAATTCCTTCCTTCCACCACCACCTCCACCTCCGACTCACCGGATTTCCTAAATTCAACTTCCTCTACCGCCACCGCAACTACTCTTCCTCCGCTCTCTCCTCCTCCAGACCGCCACATTTCTATGCCGATAGACTTTTACAGAGTGCTTGGTGCTGAATCTCATTTCCTCGGTGACGGTATCAGAAGAGCTTACGATGCTAGAATTACAAAGCCGCCGCAGTACGGCTACACTCAGGAAGCATTAATTGGCCGACGACAGATTCTTCAAGCTGCTTGTGAAACCCTAGCTGACTCTACTTCTCGTAGAGAGTACAATCAAGGCCTTGCCCAGCATGAGTTTGATACTATTGTTACTCCTGTCCCCTGGGATAAA GTTCCTGGAGCATTATGTGTTTTGCAAGAAGCTGGTGAGACTGAAGTAGTTCTTCAGATTGGGGAGAGCTTGCTGAAAGAGAGGTTGCCTAAGTCGTTCAAGCAAGATGTGGTCTTAGCTATGTCACTCGCATATGTTGACCTTTCGCGGGATGCCATGTCCCTTTCACCTCCTGATTTTGTTAAAGGTTGTGAACTGCTTGAGAGAGCGCTTAAGCTATTGCAG GAAGAAGGTGCAAGCAATCTTGCCCCTGATCTGCAATCCCAGATAGATGAGACATTGGAAGAGATAAATCCGCGCTACGCACTTGAACTTCTAGCTTTTCCTCTTGGTGATGAACACCGAATGAAAAGAGCAGAGGGTCTTCAAGGTGTGCGCAATATTTTGTGGGCTGTTGGAGGAGGTGGAGCAGCTGCAATCTCTGGGGGGTTCACGCGAGAAGATTTCATGAACGAGGCCTTCCTACGAATGACAGCTGCTGAGCAG GTGGACCTTTTCGTAGCAACGCCAAGTAACATTCCTGTAGAAAGCTTTGAAGTTTATGGAGTGGCGCTTGCTCTTGTTGCTCAAGCTTTTGTTGGGAaaaaacctcatctcatccaagatGCTGATAACCTTTTTCAGCAACTTCAGCAGACAAAAGTAACAGCTTACGGCAGCTCTGTGTCTGTCTACACTGTTAGAGAAAACCGTGAAATAGACTTTGCTTTGGAGAGGGGCCTTTGTTCACTTCTTGTTGGAGAAGTCGATGAATGTCGCTCATGGTTGGGCCTAGACAGTGAGGATTCACCCTATAGAGATCCATCTATTGTGACTTTTGTTGCAGAACACTCAAAGGATGACAACGAAAATGGTCTGCTCCCTGGATTATGTAAGCTTCTGGAGACCTGGTTGATGGAAGTGGTCTTTCCCAGATTTAGAGAGACACAAGATATCATTTTCAAGCTTGGAGACTATTATGATGACCCTACTGTTTTAAGATATTTAGAAAGGCTGGAAGGCGGTGGTGCGTCACCTTTAGCTGCTGCGGCAGCTATTGCAAGGATTGGAGCTGAAGCTACAGCTGTGCTAGATAGTGTTAAGGCTAGTGCTATTCAGGCATTACAGAAAGTTTTTCCTGCTGGTGATGGGGAAGGCAGTGTAAGACGATATGGCGACAATGAGATGAACGAATTTGATATCGCTAAGCCATTTGAGGATCCTGTAGAGCTTCGTGATCAAAATAATTTTATCACGTCAGTTGAGGATCCTGAGAGAGTTCCTTCTGGTTATCAGGAGCAAGATATGATAACCGACAAAATAAAAGATGCAACCGTGAAGATTATGTGTGCTGGAGTGGCAGTTGGATTCTTGACTTTGGTTGGATTGAAGCTTTCTTCCTTTAAACATGGGTCTTCAGTTCTTCGTAATGGTACTGGTTCAGCTATTGCCTCGGATGTCATCAATGTGG GTGCCACACTAGTTGAAAATCCTCTTGAGGTTCCTAGAATGGATGCAAGGCTTGCAGAAAGTATGGTTAGGATGTGGCAGAATATCAAATCCCAGTCTCTTGGACCTGATCATTGTCTCAACAAATTGTCAGAG GTTTTGGATGGTCAGATGCTGAAGATTTGGACAGATCGTGCAACAGAAATTGCCCAGCATGGCTGGTTTTGGGACTATGAGCTTTTAAACCTTACCATTGACAGCGTGACTGTCTCAGTTGATGGCCGGCGTGCTATTGTGGAAGCTACCCTTGAAGAATCGGCAAGCTTAACTGATATGGCCCACCCGGAGCACAATGACTCATACAGTACTACCTATACAACTAGGTATGAGATGTCCTGGGCAAATTCTGGTTGGAAAATTGTGGAAGGAGCCGTTCTTAAATCACGATAA